A single Sporosarcina sp. FSL W8-0480 DNA region contains:
- a CDS encoding isoprenyl transferase, whose protein sequence is MLEKIWWKKSPDVLEKTLSFRIDEVLRKAVPSHVAIIMDGNGRWAKQRNLPRVMGHREGMNTVRKITRFANRLGIRVLTLYAFSTENWKRPRFEVDFLMKLPVEFLSTYLPELIEENVRVEMIGDFSALPLHTQKAIKDAMDATANNDGLVLNFAMNYGSRFELVNMVKAIGEMTRSGEIQPEDIDESLIESKLMTSHLPEPDLLIRTSGEVRLSNFMLWQLAYAEFNFTDVNWPDFDEECLLSAIEDFQMRNRRFGGVSEGIRIINK, encoded by the coding sequence ATGTTAGAGAAGATTTGGTGGAAGAAGTCACCTGATGTATTGGAAAAAACTTTATCTTTTCGTATTGATGAGGTACTGCGGAAAGCAGTCCCCTCCCATGTTGCTATAATTATGGATGGAAATGGACGTTGGGCAAAGCAGCGCAATCTACCACGTGTTATGGGGCACCGTGAAGGTATGAATACCGTCCGTAAAATCACGCGGTTTGCAAACCGACTTGGAATTCGTGTGTTAACCTTATACGCATTTTCAACCGAGAATTGGAAAAGACCAAGATTTGAGGTCGATTTCCTTATGAAGCTGCCTGTCGAGTTTTTATCCACATATCTACCTGAACTTATTGAGGAAAATGTAAGGGTTGAAATGATTGGCGATTTTTCAGCGTTGCCGCTTCATACACAAAAAGCGATCAAGGATGCCATGGACGCAACGGCAAACAATGATGGCCTTGTTTTAAACTTTGCGATGAACTACGGAAGTCGGTTTGAATTGGTGAATATGGTTAAGGCAATTGGAGAAATGACAAGAAGTGGAGAAATTCAACCAGAAGATATCGATGAATCTCTAATTGAATCCAAATTAATGACATCCCATTTACCTGAGCCGGACTTGTTGATCCGAACAAGCGGTGAAGTTAGACTTTCAAACTTTATGCTCTGGCAGCTTGCCTATGCCGAGTTCAATTTCACGGATGTCAATTGGCCGGATTTTGATGAAGAATGCCTTTTGAGTGCGATTGAAGATTTCCAAATGAGGAATCGTCGCTTTGGTGGTGTGAGCGAGGGAATTAGAATAATTAATAAATGA